A window of the Macrobrachium rosenbergii isolate ZJJX-2024 chromosome 13, ASM4041242v1, whole genome shotgun sequence genome harbors these coding sequences:
- the Hrd3 gene encoding protein sel-1 homolog 1 isoform X4: MTRPRKWWMVLVILILYSSLTVAHSTDEEADNEGSEGEESVDGTQEEEVVAASSSEDVPPDVAHDEASNADSSETTEGQTESKVEQSPNEIRANELYETAMSILNHTKQDEHHAYELLVSAAELGHTEALQKLAWARLLGKHLKQNITQAAEIFEVLALKGNAEAQMGLGFMYATGIGKNSSQAKALVHYTFGALGGSQWAQMALAYRYWSGISVASNCETALTYYRKVSHTVADEVSLSGNRAVQRVRLLDEVDNPGSSSALLDDDLIQYYQFLAEKGDVQAQVGLGQLHYQGGRGVEQDHQRALNYFVQAAEAGNTNAMAFLGKMYLEGSSVVKQSNETALKYFKRAADQNNPVGQSGLGLMYLHGRGVPQDYKLALKYFTMAADQGWVDGQLQLGNMYFSGMGVRRDYKMAIKNFNLASQSGHVLAFYNLAQMQASGTGMVRSCHTSVELFKNVAERGRWGEMLMEAHAAYWDSRHTQALITYMLLAELGYEVAQSNAAFLLDRHETELFKQGESFARALMYWGRAASQGYAVARVKLGDYHYYGYGTSVDYETAAAHYRLASEQQHNAQAMFNLGYMHEQGLGLKQDMQFTKCL, encoded by the exons ATGACGCGACCACGAAAATGGTGGATGGTGTTAGTAATACTAATCTTGTATTCATCACTTACTGTGGCACATTCAACAGACGAG GAAGCTGATAATGAAGGTAGTGAGGGAGAAGAAAGTGTAGATGGGACTCAGGAGGAGGAAGTTGTAGCAGCAAGTTCAAGTGAAGACGTTCCACCTGATGTAGCTCATGATGAAGCCAGTAATGCCGACAGTTCTGAGACCACCGAAGGTCAGACAGAGTCCAAAGTGGAACAGTCCCCAAATGAGATAAGAG CAAACGAACTATACGAAACTGCAATGAGCATTTTGAATCATACAAAGCAAGATGAGCATCATGCATATGAGCTGCTGGTATCTGCTGCCGAGTTAGGGCATACAGAAGCTTTGCAAAAATTGGCCTGGGCTCGACTGTTAGGGAAACACCTGAAGCAAAACATTACGCAGGCAGCTGAAATTTTTGAGGTGCTTGCTCTGAAGGGAAATGCAGAAGCACAAATG GGTTTAGGCTTCATGTATGCCACTGGAATTGGAAAAAATTCAAGCCAGGCCAAAGCGTTAGTTCATTATACATTTGGCGCTCTTGGTGGTAGCCAGTGGGCCCAAATGGCTCTAGCATACAGGTACTGGTCTGGTATCAGTGTTGCTTCCAACTGTGAAACTGCTCTTACATATTATAGAAAGGTTTCCCATACAG TGGCAGACGAAGTTTCCTTGTCAGGAAATCGAGCAGTGCAGAGAGTCCGTTTGTTAGATGAAGTTGACAATCCAGGATCATCATCAGCTCTTCTCGATGATGACCTCATTCAGTATTATCAGTTTTTAGCAGAAAAGGGTGATGTACAAGCTCAA GTTGGCCTTGGACAGCTGCACTACCAAGGTGGTCGTGGAGTTGAGCAGGACCATCAGCGAGCTCTCAACTATTTTGTACAAGCAGCAGAAGCTGGCAATACAAATGCTATGGCATTTCTTGGCAAG ATGTACTTAGAAGGCAGCTCTGTTGTAAAGCAAAGTAATGAAACTGCTTTGAAATACTTTAAACGTGCAGCAGATCAAAATAACCCTGTTGGTCAGAGTGGCCTTGGACTAATGTATCTGCATGGCCGTGGTGTACCTCAAGACTACAAGTTGGCACTCAAGTACTTTACTATGGCTGCTGATCAAGGTTGGGTTGATGGTCAGCTGCAGCTTGGCAATATGTACTTCA gtGGAATGGGTGTGAGGCGAGATTATAAGATGGCTATCAAAAACTTTAATTTGGCCTCGCAGTCGGGGCACGTTTTAGCATTTTATAATTTGGCCCAGATGCAGGCTTCAGGAACTGGAATGGTTCGATCTTGTCACACCAGCGTTGAG CTCTTCAAAAATGTTGCGGAGCGAGGACGCTGGGGCGAGATGTTGATGGAAGCCCATGCAGCATATTGGGATTCAAGGCATACACAGGCCCTCATAACCTATATGCTTTTAGCCGAATTAGGGTATGAAGTTGCCCAGAGTAATGCAGCCTTTTTGCTTGATCGCCATGAAACTGAACTTTTCAAGCAAGGAGAAAGTTTTGCCCGTGCCCTCATGTACTGGGGTAGAGCAGCATCACAG GGGTATGCAGTGGCAAGAGTTAAATTAGGAGATTACCATTATTATGGTTATGGAACCTCCGTTGACTATGAGACAGCAGCTGCTCACTACAGGCTAGCATCTGAGCAACAGCATAATGCTCAAGCCATGTTTAACCTGGGATACATGCATGAGCAAGGCTTAGGTCTTAAACAG GACATGCAATTTACTAAATGTTTATGA
- the Hrd3 gene encoding protein sel-1 homolog 1 isoform X3, whose product MADFVKMTRPRKWWMVLVILILYSSLTVAHSTDEEADNEGSEGEESVDGTQEEEVVAASSSEDVPPDVAHDEASNADSSETTEGQTESKVEQSPNEIRANELYETAMSILNHTKQDEHHAYELLVSAAELGHTEALQKLAWARLLGKHLKQNITQAAEIFEVLALKGNAEAQMGLGFMYATGIGKNSSQAKALVHYTFGALGGSQWAQMALAYRYWSGISVASNCETALTYYRKVSHTVADEVSLSGNRAVQRVRLLDEVDNPGSSSALLDDDLIQYYQFLAEKGDVQAQVGLGQLHYQGGRGVEQDHQRALNYFVQAAEAGNTNAMAFLGKMYLEGSSVVKQSNETALKYFKRAADQNNPVGQSGLGLMYLHGRGVPQDYKLALKYFTMAADQGWVDGQLQLGNMYFSGMGVRRDYKMAIKNFNLASQSGHVLAFYNLAQMQASGTGMVRSCHTSVELFKNVAERGRWGEMLMEAHAAYWDSRHTQALITYMLLAELGYEVAQSNAAFLLDRHETELFKQGESFARALMYWGRAASQGYAVARVKLGDYHYYGYGTSVDYETAAAHYRLASEQQHNAQAMFNLGYMHEQGLGLKQDMQFTKCL is encoded by the exons ATGGCAG ATTTTGTTAAAATGACGCGACCACGAAAATGGTGGATGGTGTTAGTAATACTAATCTTGTATTCATCACTTACTGTGGCACATTCAACAGACGAG GAAGCTGATAATGAAGGTAGTGAGGGAGAAGAAAGTGTAGATGGGACTCAGGAGGAGGAAGTTGTAGCAGCAAGTTCAAGTGAAGACGTTCCACCTGATGTAGCTCATGATGAAGCCAGTAATGCCGACAGTTCTGAGACCACCGAAGGTCAGACAGAGTCCAAAGTGGAACAGTCCCCAAATGAGATAAGAG CAAACGAACTATACGAAACTGCAATGAGCATTTTGAATCATACAAAGCAAGATGAGCATCATGCATATGAGCTGCTGGTATCTGCTGCCGAGTTAGGGCATACAGAAGCTTTGCAAAAATTGGCCTGGGCTCGACTGTTAGGGAAACACCTGAAGCAAAACATTACGCAGGCAGCTGAAATTTTTGAGGTGCTTGCTCTGAAGGGAAATGCAGAAGCACAAATG GGTTTAGGCTTCATGTATGCCACTGGAATTGGAAAAAATTCAAGCCAGGCCAAAGCGTTAGTTCATTATACATTTGGCGCTCTTGGTGGTAGCCAGTGGGCCCAAATGGCTCTAGCATACAGGTACTGGTCTGGTATCAGTGTTGCTTCCAACTGTGAAACTGCTCTTACATATTATAGAAAGGTTTCCCATACAG TGGCAGACGAAGTTTCCTTGTCAGGAAATCGAGCAGTGCAGAGAGTCCGTTTGTTAGATGAAGTTGACAATCCAGGATCATCATCAGCTCTTCTCGATGATGACCTCATTCAGTATTATCAGTTTTTAGCAGAAAAGGGTGATGTACAAGCTCAA GTTGGCCTTGGACAGCTGCACTACCAAGGTGGTCGTGGAGTTGAGCAGGACCATCAGCGAGCTCTCAACTATTTTGTACAAGCAGCAGAAGCTGGCAATACAAATGCTATGGCATTTCTTGGCAAG ATGTACTTAGAAGGCAGCTCTGTTGTAAAGCAAAGTAATGAAACTGCTTTGAAATACTTTAAACGTGCAGCAGATCAAAATAACCCTGTTGGTCAGAGTGGCCTTGGACTAATGTATCTGCATGGCCGTGGTGTACCTCAAGACTACAAGTTGGCACTCAAGTACTTTACTATGGCTGCTGATCAAGGTTGGGTTGATGGTCAGCTGCAGCTTGGCAATATGTACTTCA gtGGAATGGGTGTGAGGCGAGATTATAAGATGGCTATCAAAAACTTTAATTTGGCCTCGCAGTCGGGGCACGTTTTAGCATTTTATAATTTGGCCCAGATGCAGGCTTCAGGAACTGGAATGGTTCGATCTTGTCACACCAGCGTTGAG CTCTTCAAAAATGTTGCGGAGCGAGGACGCTGGGGCGAGATGTTGATGGAAGCCCATGCAGCATATTGGGATTCAAGGCATACACAGGCCCTCATAACCTATATGCTTTTAGCCGAATTAGGGTATGAAGTTGCCCAGAGTAATGCAGCCTTTTTGCTTGATCGCCATGAAACTGAACTTTTCAAGCAAGGAGAAAGTTTTGCCCGTGCCCTCATGTACTGGGGTAGAGCAGCATCACAG GGGTATGCAGTGGCAAGAGTTAAATTAGGAGATTACCATTATTATGGTTATGGAACCTCCGTTGACTATGAGACAGCAGCTGCTCACTACAGGCTAGCATCTGAGCAACAGCATAATGCTCAAGCCATGTTTAACCTGGGATACATGCATGAGCAAGGCTTAGGTCTTAAACAG GACATGCAATTTACTAAATGTTTATGA
- the Hrd3 gene encoding protein sel-1 homolog 1 isoform X2, translating to MTRPRKWWMVLVILILYSSLTVAHSTDEEADNEGSEGEESVDGTQEEEVVAASSSEDVPPDVAHDEASNADSSETTEGQTESKVEQSPNEIRANELYETAMSILNHTKQDEHHAYELLVSAAELGHTEALQKLAWARLLGKHLKQNITQAAEIFEVLALKGNAEAQMGLGFMYATGIGKNSSQAKALVHYTFGALGGSQWAQMALAYRYWSGISVASNCETALTYYRKVSHTVADEVSLSGNRAVQRVRLLDEVDNPGSSSALLDDDLIQYYQFLAEKGDVQAQVGLGQLHYQGGRGVEQDHQRALNYFVQAAEAGNTNAMAFLGKMYLEGSSVVKQSNETALKYFKRAADQNNPVGQSGLGLMYLHGRGVPQDYKLALKYFTMAADQGWVDGQLQLGNMYFSGMGVRRDYKMAIKNFNLASQSGHVLAFYNLAQMQASGTGMVRSCHTSVELFKNVAERGRWGEMLMEAHAAYWDSRHTQALITYMLLAELGYEVAQSNAAFLLDRHETELFKQGESFARALMYWGRAASQGYAVARVKLGDYHYYGYGTSVDYETAAAHYRLASEQQHNAQAMFNLGYMHEQGLGLKQVCRRFNRDRKAKFSLSLSNIGYNVLKGIHTGFICCWH from the exons ATGACGCGACCACGAAAATGGTGGATGGTGTTAGTAATACTAATCTTGTATTCATCACTTACTGTGGCACATTCAACAGACGAG GAAGCTGATAATGAAGGTAGTGAGGGAGAAGAAAGTGTAGATGGGACTCAGGAGGAGGAAGTTGTAGCAGCAAGTTCAAGTGAAGACGTTCCACCTGATGTAGCTCATGATGAAGCCAGTAATGCCGACAGTTCTGAGACCACCGAAGGTCAGACAGAGTCCAAAGTGGAACAGTCCCCAAATGAGATAAGAG CAAACGAACTATACGAAACTGCAATGAGCATTTTGAATCATACAAAGCAAGATGAGCATCATGCATATGAGCTGCTGGTATCTGCTGCCGAGTTAGGGCATACAGAAGCTTTGCAAAAATTGGCCTGGGCTCGACTGTTAGGGAAACACCTGAAGCAAAACATTACGCAGGCAGCTGAAATTTTTGAGGTGCTTGCTCTGAAGGGAAATGCAGAAGCACAAATG GGTTTAGGCTTCATGTATGCCACTGGAATTGGAAAAAATTCAAGCCAGGCCAAAGCGTTAGTTCATTATACATTTGGCGCTCTTGGTGGTAGCCAGTGGGCCCAAATGGCTCTAGCATACAGGTACTGGTCTGGTATCAGTGTTGCTTCCAACTGTGAAACTGCTCTTACATATTATAGAAAGGTTTCCCATACAG TGGCAGACGAAGTTTCCTTGTCAGGAAATCGAGCAGTGCAGAGAGTCCGTTTGTTAGATGAAGTTGACAATCCAGGATCATCATCAGCTCTTCTCGATGATGACCTCATTCAGTATTATCAGTTTTTAGCAGAAAAGGGTGATGTACAAGCTCAA GTTGGCCTTGGACAGCTGCACTACCAAGGTGGTCGTGGAGTTGAGCAGGACCATCAGCGAGCTCTCAACTATTTTGTACAAGCAGCAGAAGCTGGCAATACAAATGCTATGGCATTTCTTGGCAAG ATGTACTTAGAAGGCAGCTCTGTTGTAAAGCAAAGTAATGAAACTGCTTTGAAATACTTTAAACGTGCAGCAGATCAAAATAACCCTGTTGGTCAGAGTGGCCTTGGACTAATGTATCTGCATGGCCGTGGTGTACCTCAAGACTACAAGTTGGCACTCAAGTACTTTACTATGGCTGCTGATCAAGGTTGGGTTGATGGTCAGCTGCAGCTTGGCAATATGTACTTCA gtGGAATGGGTGTGAGGCGAGATTATAAGATGGCTATCAAAAACTTTAATTTGGCCTCGCAGTCGGGGCACGTTTTAGCATTTTATAATTTGGCCCAGATGCAGGCTTCAGGAACTGGAATGGTTCGATCTTGTCACACCAGCGTTGAG CTCTTCAAAAATGTTGCGGAGCGAGGACGCTGGGGCGAGATGTTGATGGAAGCCCATGCAGCATATTGGGATTCAAGGCATACACAGGCCCTCATAACCTATATGCTTTTAGCCGAATTAGGGTATGAAGTTGCCCAGAGTAATGCAGCCTTTTTGCTTGATCGCCATGAAACTGAACTTTTCAAGCAAGGAGAAAGTTTTGCCCGTGCCCTCATGTACTGGGGTAGAGCAGCATCACAG GGGTATGCAGTGGCAAGAGTTAAATTAGGAGATTACCATTATTATGGTTATGGAACCTCCGTTGACTATGAGACAGCAGCTGCTCACTACAGGCTAGCATCTGAGCAACAGCATAATGCTCAAGCCATGTTTAACCTGGGATACATGCATGAGCAAGGCTTAGGTCTTAAACAGGTATGTCGGAGGTTTAATCGTGATAGAAAAGCcaagttttctctctcacttAGTAACATTGGTTATAATGTGTTAAAAGGAATACACACGGGGTTTATTTGTTGTTGGCATTAA
- the Hrd3 gene encoding protein sel-1 homolog 1 isoform X1, which yields MADFVKMTRPRKWWMVLVILILYSSLTVAHSTDEEADNEGSEGEESVDGTQEEEVVAASSSEDVPPDVAHDEASNADSSETTEGQTESKVEQSPNEIRANELYETAMSILNHTKQDEHHAYELLVSAAELGHTEALQKLAWARLLGKHLKQNITQAAEIFEVLALKGNAEAQMGLGFMYATGIGKNSSQAKALVHYTFGALGGSQWAQMALAYRYWSGISVASNCETALTYYRKVSHTVADEVSLSGNRAVQRVRLLDEVDNPGSSSALLDDDLIQYYQFLAEKGDVQAQVGLGQLHYQGGRGVEQDHQRALNYFVQAAEAGNTNAMAFLGKMYLEGSSVVKQSNETALKYFKRAADQNNPVGQSGLGLMYLHGRGVPQDYKLALKYFTMAADQGWVDGQLQLGNMYFSGMGVRRDYKMAIKNFNLASQSGHVLAFYNLAQMQASGTGMVRSCHTSVELFKNVAERGRWGEMLMEAHAAYWDSRHTQALITYMLLAELGYEVAQSNAAFLLDRHETELFKQGESFARALMYWGRAASQGYAVARVKLGDYHYYGYGTSVDYETAAAHYRLASEQQHNAQAMFNLGYMHEQGLGLKQVCRRFNRDRKAKFSLSLSNIGYNVLKGIHTGFICCWH from the exons ATGGCAG ATTTTGTTAAAATGACGCGACCACGAAAATGGTGGATGGTGTTAGTAATACTAATCTTGTATTCATCACTTACTGTGGCACATTCAACAGACGAG GAAGCTGATAATGAAGGTAGTGAGGGAGAAGAAAGTGTAGATGGGACTCAGGAGGAGGAAGTTGTAGCAGCAAGTTCAAGTGAAGACGTTCCACCTGATGTAGCTCATGATGAAGCCAGTAATGCCGACAGTTCTGAGACCACCGAAGGTCAGACAGAGTCCAAAGTGGAACAGTCCCCAAATGAGATAAGAG CAAACGAACTATACGAAACTGCAATGAGCATTTTGAATCATACAAAGCAAGATGAGCATCATGCATATGAGCTGCTGGTATCTGCTGCCGAGTTAGGGCATACAGAAGCTTTGCAAAAATTGGCCTGGGCTCGACTGTTAGGGAAACACCTGAAGCAAAACATTACGCAGGCAGCTGAAATTTTTGAGGTGCTTGCTCTGAAGGGAAATGCAGAAGCACAAATG GGTTTAGGCTTCATGTATGCCACTGGAATTGGAAAAAATTCAAGCCAGGCCAAAGCGTTAGTTCATTATACATTTGGCGCTCTTGGTGGTAGCCAGTGGGCCCAAATGGCTCTAGCATACAGGTACTGGTCTGGTATCAGTGTTGCTTCCAACTGTGAAACTGCTCTTACATATTATAGAAAGGTTTCCCATACAG TGGCAGACGAAGTTTCCTTGTCAGGAAATCGAGCAGTGCAGAGAGTCCGTTTGTTAGATGAAGTTGACAATCCAGGATCATCATCAGCTCTTCTCGATGATGACCTCATTCAGTATTATCAGTTTTTAGCAGAAAAGGGTGATGTACAAGCTCAA GTTGGCCTTGGACAGCTGCACTACCAAGGTGGTCGTGGAGTTGAGCAGGACCATCAGCGAGCTCTCAACTATTTTGTACAAGCAGCAGAAGCTGGCAATACAAATGCTATGGCATTTCTTGGCAAG ATGTACTTAGAAGGCAGCTCTGTTGTAAAGCAAAGTAATGAAACTGCTTTGAAATACTTTAAACGTGCAGCAGATCAAAATAACCCTGTTGGTCAGAGTGGCCTTGGACTAATGTATCTGCATGGCCGTGGTGTACCTCAAGACTACAAGTTGGCACTCAAGTACTTTACTATGGCTGCTGATCAAGGTTGGGTTGATGGTCAGCTGCAGCTTGGCAATATGTACTTCA gtGGAATGGGTGTGAGGCGAGATTATAAGATGGCTATCAAAAACTTTAATTTGGCCTCGCAGTCGGGGCACGTTTTAGCATTTTATAATTTGGCCCAGATGCAGGCTTCAGGAACTGGAATGGTTCGATCTTGTCACACCAGCGTTGAG CTCTTCAAAAATGTTGCGGAGCGAGGACGCTGGGGCGAGATGTTGATGGAAGCCCATGCAGCATATTGGGATTCAAGGCATACACAGGCCCTCATAACCTATATGCTTTTAGCCGAATTAGGGTATGAAGTTGCCCAGAGTAATGCAGCCTTTTTGCTTGATCGCCATGAAACTGAACTTTTCAAGCAAGGAGAAAGTTTTGCCCGTGCCCTCATGTACTGGGGTAGAGCAGCATCACAG GGGTATGCAGTGGCAAGAGTTAAATTAGGAGATTACCATTATTATGGTTATGGAACCTCCGTTGACTATGAGACAGCAGCTGCTCACTACAGGCTAGCATCTGAGCAACAGCATAATGCTCAAGCCATGTTTAACCTGGGATACATGCATGAGCAAGGCTTAGGTCTTAAACAGGTATGTCGGAGGTTTAATCGTGATAGAAAAGCcaagttttctctctcacttAGTAACATTGGTTATAATGTGTTAAAAGGAATACACACGGGGTTTATTTGTTGTTGGCATTAA